The Streptomyces sp. NBC_01268 genome window below encodes:
- a CDS encoding hydroxyacid dehydrogenase → MHPATDNRPSLLLAMGPGIAERLLTDAHRDRLAALTRTDPRLVAHDLTAPDERVAAALAEAELLLTCWGTTPLTADVLARAPRLKGVVHAAGSVKHHITDACWTRGIRVTSAAAANALPVAEYTLAAILLAGKRVLRSAQQYAELRTDQAWLDESTAWGNYRRTIGIIGASRIGRRVIDLLRPFDFEILLYDPYVTTPPPGVTLVPLDELCARATVVSVHAPQLPATHHMLGPAQLAAMPDGTTLVNTARGSLVDEAALLPHLRSGRLHAVLDVTDPELPAPDSPLWTLPNVLLTPHVAGSLGNELHRMADQAVEEVARYGRGEPFAEEVTAEELGRSA, encoded by the coding sequence ATGCACCCCGCCACCGACAACCGCCCCTCCCTCCTCCTCGCGATGGGCCCCGGCATCGCCGAACGCCTCCTCACCGACGCCCACCGCGACCGCCTCGCCGCACTCACCCGCACCGACCCGCGGCTCGTCGCCCACGACCTGACGGCGCCGGACGAGAGGGTCGCCGCGGCCCTCGCCGAGGCCGAGCTCCTCCTCACCTGCTGGGGCACCACCCCGCTCACCGCCGACGTCCTGGCCCGCGCCCCCCGCCTCAAGGGCGTCGTCCACGCGGCCGGCTCGGTCAAGCACCACATCACCGACGCCTGTTGGACACGCGGCATCCGGGTCACCTCGGCCGCCGCCGCCAACGCGCTGCCCGTGGCCGAGTACACGCTCGCCGCGATCCTCCTCGCCGGGAAGCGGGTCCTGCGCTCCGCCCAGCAGTACGCCGAGCTGCGCACCGACCAGGCCTGGCTCGACGAGTCCACCGCCTGGGGCAACTACCGCCGCACCATCGGCATCATCGGCGCCTCCCGCATCGGCCGCCGGGTCATCGACCTCCTGCGCCCCTTCGACTTCGAGATCCTGCTGTACGACCCGTACGTGACGACTCCCCCGCCCGGCGTGACGCTCGTCCCCCTCGACGAACTCTGCGCCCGCGCCACCGTCGTCTCCGTCCACGCGCCCCAGCTCCCCGCCACCCACCACATGCTCGGCCCCGCCCAGCTCGCCGCGATGCCCGACGGCACGACCCTGGTCAACACGGCCCGCGGCTCCCTCGTCGACGAGGCCGCCCTCCTCCCCCACCTCCGCTCGGGCCGCCTCCACGCCGTCCTCGACGTCACGGACCCCGAACTCCCCGCCCCCGACTCCCCCCTGTGGACCCTCCCCAACGTCCTCCTCACCCCGCACGTCGCCGGCTCCCTCGGCAACGAGCTGCACCGGATGGCGGACCAGGCGGTCGAGGAGGTGGCGCGGTACGGGCGGGGGGAGCCGTTCGCGGAGGAGGTGACGGCGGAGGAGCTGGGGCGGTCGGCCTGA
- a CDS encoding carbohydrate ABC transporter permease: MSTPRTPSVWLSKTAVNGALVLAVVYMLFPLVWLLTAATKDAGGLLAGNAFSFEGFDLGGNLTRLADYNDGIYFHWYLNSLLYAGIGALACSLVSVAAGYAFDKYDFPGKEKLFGVVLLGVLVPTTALALPMYLLASEVGIVNTYWAVILPVLVNPFGVYLARVFSAGYIPDEALEAARIDGAGELRTFWSIGLRMVMPGFVTVFLFQFTAIWNNFFLPLVMLSDQKLFPLSLGLYSWNSNAHAEPDFYPLVVTGSLLAVVPLVIAFVSLQRHWKAGLTAGSVK; encoded by the coding sequence ATGAGCACGCCCCGCACGCCCTCCGTCTGGCTGTCGAAGACCGCCGTCAACGGCGCCCTCGTCCTCGCCGTCGTCTACATGCTCTTCCCGCTCGTCTGGCTGCTCACCGCCGCCACCAAGGACGCCGGCGGACTCCTCGCCGGAAACGCCTTCTCCTTCGAGGGCTTCGACCTCGGCGGCAACCTCACCCGCCTCGCCGACTACAACGACGGCATCTACTTCCACTGGTACCTGAACAGCCTGCTGTACGCGGGCATCGGCGCCCTCGCCTGCTCGCTGGTCAGCGTCGCCGCGGGCTACGCCTTCGACAAGTACGACTTCCCCGGCAAGGAGAAGCTCTTCGGCGTCGTCCTCCTCGGCGTGCTCGTCCCCACCACGGCACTCGCCCTGCCCATGTACCTGCTCGCCAGCGAAGTCGGCATCGTCAACACCTACTGGGCCGTCATCCTGCCCGTCCTCGTCAACCCCTTCGGGGTGTACCTCGCCCGCGTCTTCAGCGCCGGCTACATCCCCGACGAGGCCCTCGAAGCCGCCCGTATCGACGGGGCCGGCGAGCTGCGCACCTTCTGGTCCATCGGCCTGCGCATGGTCATGCCCGGCTTCGTGACCGTCTTCCTCTTCCAGTTCACCGCGATCTGGAACAACTTCTTCCTCCCCCTCGTGATGCTCTCCGACCAGAAGCTGTTCCCGCTGAGCCTCGGCCTCTACTCCTGGAACAGCAACGCCCACGCCGAACCCGACTTCTACCCCCTCGTCGTCACCGGATCCCTGCTCGCCGTCGTCCCCCTCGTCATCGCCTTCGTCTCCCTCCAGCGCCACTGGAAAGCGGGCCTGACCGCCGGCAGCGTCAAGTGA
- a CDS encoding carbohydrate ABC transporter permease, translating into MKARTRAAATLLTPFFLLFTAVMVVPIGYAVWLSLFTEKQSGLGFGGTETVFSGLDNYTAALGDRAFLEGFGVLLGYCLLYIPLLLAGALGLALLLDSALARARRFFQLALFLPHAVPGIIAALIWVYLYTPQLSPVVQAMEAGGIGFDFFSPEGALPSVVNIALWEWLGYNLVIFYAALQAIDRSVLEAATVDGAGSWRIAFSIKLPLIRASLAMVALFTVIGSLQLFTEPLILNKGTGSAVTSTWTPNMYAYTAAFDRNDYGLAAAASVLLALTAALLSFAVTRLTGRRGGRRKGKAA; encoded by the coding sequence GTGAAGGCCCGCACCCGCGCCGCCGCGACCCTGCTGACCCCGTTCTTCCTGCTGTTCACCGCGGTGATGGTGGTGCCGATCGGCTACGCGGTCTGGCTCAGCCTCTTCACCGAGAAGCAGTCGGGACTCGGCTTCGGCGGCACCGAGACCGTCTTCAGCGGACTCGACAACTACACCGCGGCGCTGGGTGACCGGGCCTTCCTCGAAGGCTTCGGCGTGCTGCTCGGATACTGCCTGCTCTACATCCCGCTGCTGCTCGCCGGAGCCCTCGGCCTCGCCCTGCTGCTCGACTCGGCGCTCGCCCGCGCCCGCCGCTTCTTCCAGCTCGCGCTCTTCCTGCCGCACGCCGTCCCCGGCATCATCGCCGCGCTGATCTGGGTCTACCTCTACACCCCCCAACTCAGCCCGGTCGTCCAGGCCATGGAGGCCGGCGGCATCGGCTTCGACTTCTTCTCGCCCGAGGGCGCCCTCCCCTCCGTCGTCAACATCGCGCTGTGGGAGTGGCTCGGCTACAACCTGGTGATCTTCTACGCCGCCCTCCAGGCCATCGACCGCTCCGTCCTGGAGGCCGCCACCGTCGACGGCGCCGGCTCCTGGCGGATCGCCTTCTCCATCAAACTCCCGCTGATCAGGGCCTCCCTGGCGATGGTCGCCCTCTTCACCGTCATCGGCTCGCTCCAGCTCTTCACCGAACCGCTGATCCTCAACAAGGGCACCGGCTCCGCCGTCACCTCCACCTGGACGCCCAACATGTACGCGTACACCGCGGCCTTCGACCGCAACGACTACGGCCTCGCCGCGGCCGCCTCCGTCCTGCTCGCCCTGACCGCCGCCCTGCTCTCCTTCGCCGTCACGCGCCTCACCGGCCGTCGCGGCGGCCGCCGGAAGGGAAAGGCCGCATGA
- a CDS encoding ABC transporter substrate-binding protein, with product MTPLIAATVTATALAVLTACGGGGDDSAAKPSGPVTLTFWGWAKGSKDVVDAFNASHENIQVKFEEIPSGTAGGYAKISNAVKAGNAPDLVSIEYSSLPEFVSSGALQDIGDAFTEQDRAKLLPQAVQLTTLGGKSWAVPFDAAPQAFFYRKDLFAKYQVAVPTTWDQFKSAAEKVKKADAKARIATFFPDDPTTFEAMAWQAGAQWFKAENDTWKIDTTDAATTKVASYWQGLLDADLVHKNASFSPEWTGSLKNGTTIGYLGASWGAGVLKGTLPEQSGKWAVAPMPNWNGTPASGMLGGTSFAVTKDSKKKAAAVEFAEWMSTTEAGVKARIASGTSSAFPAATALRPVAKQVFDASYYGGQDIYALFEQSGASIAPGWAWGPTTGTTNTTIKDQFGKIAKGGPGITDAIKAGHDATVAELTKRGLKVEG from the coding sequence ATCACCCCCCTCATAGCCGCCACCGTCACCGCCACCGCCCTGGCCGTCCTCACGGCCTGCGGCGGCGGAGGCGACGACTCCGCGGCGAAGCCCTCCGGACCCGTGACCCTCACCTTCTGGGGCTGGGCCAAGGGCTCCAAGGACGTGGTCGACGCGTTCAACGCCTCCCACGAGAACATCCAGGTGAAGTTCGAGGAGATCCCCTCCGGCACCGCCGGCGGCTACGCCAAGATCTCCAACGCCGTGAAGGCGGGCAACGCCCCCGACCTGGTCTCCATCGAATACTCCTCGCTCCCCGAGTTCGTCTCCTCCGGGGCCCTCCAGGACATCGGCGACGCGTTCACCGAACAGGACCGCGCCAAGCTGCTGCCGCAGGCCGTGCAGCTGACCACCCTCGGCGGCAAGAGCTGGGCGGTGCCCTTCGACGCCGCGCCGCAGGCGTTCTTCTACCGCAAGGACCTCTTCGCCAAGTACCAGGTCGCCGTCCCCACGACCTGGGACCAGTTCAAGTCCGCCGCCGAGAAGGTGAAGAAGGCCGACGCGAAGGCCCGGATCGCCACCTTCTTCCCCGACGACCCGACCACCTTCGAGGCCATGGCCTGGCAGGCCGGAGCCCAGTGGTTCAAGGCCGAGAACGACACCTGGAAGATCGACACCACCGACGCCGCCACCACCAAGGTCGCCTCCTACTGGCAGGGCCTCCTCGACGCCGACCTCGTCCACAAGAACGCCTCCTTCAGCCCCGAGTGGACCGGCTCCCTGAAGAACGGCACCACCATCGGCTACCTCGGCGCCTCCTGGGGCGCGGGCGTCCTCAAGGGCACCCTGCCCGAGCAGAGCGGCAAGTGGGCCGTCGCCCCCATGCCGAACTGGAACGGCACCCCCGCCAGCGGCATGCTCGGCGGCACCTCGTTCGCCGTCACCAAGGACAGCAAGAAGAAGGCCGCGGCCGTCGAGTTCGCCGAGTGGATGTCCACCACCGAGGCCGGTGTGAAGGCCCGCATCGCCTCCGGCACCTCCAGCGCCTTCCCCGCCGCCACCGCGCTGCGCCCGGTCGCCAAGCAGGTCTTCGACGCGAGCTACTACGGCGGCCAGGACATCTACGCCCTCTTCGAGCAGTCCGGCGCCTCCATCGCCCCCGGCTGGGCCTGGGGACCGACCACCGGCACCACCAACACCACCATCAAGGACCAGTTCGGCAAGATCGCCAAGGGCGGTCCCGGCATCACCGACGCCATCAAGGCAGGCCACGACGCCACCGTCGCCGAGCTCACCAAGCGCGGCCTGAAGGTCGAGGGCTGA
- a CDS encoding substrate-binding domain-containing protein, whose product MRESAAERHDRLLALVRERGTARVSDLAGLLGVSPVTARRDVEALAARGLLDRVHGQVSWPRGQGPAGPQGGGGLVLGLLAPSATYYFAEVIRGAHEAAARAGARLILRISDYRPEEDRARTEGLLAAGAEGVLVAPGWRGPEDRLAYGDWLAELPVPAVLLERRADPGTPLDGLDRVASDHSHGVLLALRHLLGLGHATPLLVARGDSPTALAVRAGYAEALRTLGLEAPRAVIDSVPAERDPEGFERAVRALHEAVGSGRASAALVHNDVDAIEIVQRLAELGVRVPEDLALIAYDDEVAALADTPLTAVAPPKRQVGRHATELLVERVSEGGTAGGTAGVAEGFAEGGSAVGEEPARRHLSLLPSLRVRASCGALTPPQV is encoded by the coding sequence GTGCGCGAGAGTGCTGCCGAACGACACGACCGACTGCTGGCGCTGGTGCGCGAGCGCGGCACGGCCCGCGTCTCCGACCTGGCCGGACTGCTCGGGGTCTCCCCCGTCACCGCGCGCCGGGACGTCGAGGCGCTGGCCGCCAGGGGGCTGCTGGACCGGGTGCACGGCCAGGTCTCCTGGCCCCGAGGCCAGGGCCCTGCGGGCCCGCAGGGCGGCGGGGGCCTGGTGCTCGGTCTGCTCGCGCCCTCCGCCACGTACTACTTCGCCGAGGTCATCCGGGGCGCGCACGAGGCGGCCGCCCGGGCCGGTGCCCGGCTCATCCTGCGGATCTCGGACTACCGGCCCGAGGAGGACCGGGCGCGCACCGAGGGCCTGCTCGCGGCGGGCGCCGAGGGCGTGCTCGTCGCACCGGGCTGGCGGGGCCCGGAGGACCGGCTCGCGTACGGGGACTGGCTGGCCGAACTGCCGGTGCCCGCGGTGCTCCTGGAGCGCCGGGCCGATCCGGGCACCCCGCTCGACGGCCTGGACCGGGTGGCGTCGGACCACTCCCACGGGGTGCTGCTCGCCCTGCGCCACCTGCTCGGACTCGGCCACGCGACACCGCTGCTGGTGGCCCGGGGGGACAGCCCGACGGCGCTGGCGGTGCGCGCGGGGTACGCCGAGGCGCTGCGCACGCTGGGCCTGGAGGCGCCGCGCGCGGTGATCGACTCCGTACCGGCCGAGCGCGACCCGGAGGGCTTCGAGCGGGCGGTGCGGGCCCTGCACGAGGCGGTGGGGTCCGGGCGGGCGAGCGCGGCCCTGGTGCACAACGACGTGGACGCGATCGAGATCGTGCAGCGCCTGGCCGAGCTGGGGGTGCGGGTGCCCGAGGACCTGGCCCTGATCGCGTACGACGACGAGGTCGCCGCGCTCGCCGACACCCCGCTGACGGCGGTCGCCCCGCCCAAACGGCAGGTGGGCCGGCACGCCACGGAGCTGCTGGTGGAGCGAGTGTCGGAAGGGGGCACGGCAGGGGGCACGGCCGGGGTCGCGGAAGGCTTCGCGGAGGGGGGCTCGGCCGTCGGCGAGGAGCCGGCGCGGCGGCATCTGAGCCTGCTGCCGAGCCTGCGGGTGCGGGCCTCCTGCGGGGCGCTCACCCCTCCTCAGGTTTGA
- a CDS encoding DUF2264 domain-containing protein, which translates to MPTQPENRELSPYTGWTRAHWETTADRLLLAVRPHASPRAALVDLPGPRPSWSGPRSDGLEGYARTFLLAALRAAHGDDPHGHLDRYAEGLAAGTAHPGTTGPDSWPRMADTRQAVVESASVALALRLTRHHLWDHLDSRVRERIADWLLPALGPSPVDNNWWLFGLTVAGFLQDAGIETDRAAATVDRALERIEDWYLGDGWYSDGDNRAFDHYNPWALHFYPVLHAHLSDDRALLDRYGPRLRAQLDAHVHLFDTNGAPLPYGRSLTYRFAAAAAPWLGVLTGHTPLTPGATRRLASGSLRYFLDRGATDARGLLTLGWHGPYEPVLQSYSGPGSPYWAAKGFLGLLLPAGHPAWTDPEEPLPAERADTVRPFGPTGLLVQTTAADGVVRLHNHGSNHVGDPGTDDPGYSRHAYSTRTGPTSAPDPADNHFALLDADGRATRRGPVTPLGSGPDRALSRHTPLPGVHVVSAVLVHGRAEVRAHLVLGAPEGTPVRQTGWTVHPDGPVSQLHPVHGYAPEVTELPTGGTLQGPAPTRTPALNGTTSGPAALFVALASLTAEADPAPVPDLANVQVSDARTLHVTWQNGTTSRLALDAPEPEDQ; encoded by the coding sequence ATGCCCACGCAACCCGAGAACCGTGAGCTCAGCCCGTACACCGGCTGGACCCGGGCCCACTGGGAGACCACGGCCGACCGCCTCCTGCTCGCCGTACGCCCCCACGCCTCACCCCGCGCCGCCCTCGTCGACCTGCCCGGCCCCCGCCCCAGCTGGTCGGGCCCCCGCTCCGACGGCCTGGAGGGCTACGCCCGCACCTTCCTCCTCGCCGCCCTGCGCGCCGCGCACGGCGACGACCCCCACGGGCACCTCGACCGCTACGCCGAAGGGCTCGCCGCCGGCACGGCACACCCCGGCACCACGGGCCCCGACTCCTGGCCCCGCATGGCCGACACCCGGCAGGCCGTCGTCGAGTCCGCCTCCGTCGCCCTCGCCCTGCGCCTCACCCGCCACCACCTCTGGGACCACCTCGACAGCCGCGTCCGCGAACGGATCGCCGACTGGCTGCTCCCCGCCCTCGGCCCCTCGCCCGTCGACAACAACTGGTGGCTCTTCGGACTCACCGTCGCCGGCTTCCTCCAGGACGCGGGCATCGAGACCGACCGCGCCGCCGCCACCGTCGACCGCGCCCTCGAACGGATCGAGGACTGGTACCTCGGCGACGGCTGGTACAGCGACGGCGACAACCGCGCCTTCGACCACTACAACCCCTGGGCCCTGCACTTCTACCCCGTCCTGCACGCCCACCTCTCCGACGACCGCGCCCTGCTCGACCGCTACGGCCCCCGGCTGCGCGCCCAGCTCGACGCCCACGTGCACCTCTTCGACACGAACGGCGCCCCCCTCCCGTACGGCAGGTCCCTGACCTACCGCTTCGCCGCGGCCGCCGCCCCCTGGCTGGGCGTCCTCACCGGACACACCCCGCTCACCCCCGGAGCCACCCGCCGCCTCGCCTCCGGCAGCCTCCGCTACTTCCTCGACCGCGGCGCCACCGACGCCCGCGGCCTGCTCACCCTCGGCTGGCACGGCCCCTACGAGCCCGTCCTGCAGAGCTACTCGGGCCCCGGCTCCCCCTACTGGGCCGCCAAGGGCTTCCTCGGCCTGCTGCTCCCCGCCGGCCACCCCGCCTGGACCGACCCCGAGGAACCCCTGCCCGCCGAACGCGCCGACACCGTCCGTCCCTTCGGCCCCACCGGCCTCCTCGTCCAGACCACCGCCGCCGACGGAGTGGTCCGCCTCCACAACCACGGCAGCAACCACGTGGGAGACCCCGGCACCGACGACCCCGGCTACTCCCGCCACGCCTACTCCACCCGTACCGGACCCACCAGCGCCCCCGACCCCGCCGACAACCACTTCGCCCTGCTCGACGCCGACGGCCGGGCCACCCGCCGCGGCCCCGTCACCCCGCTCGGCTCCGGACCCGACCGGGCTCTCTCCCGGCACACGCCGCTCCCCGGCGTCCACGTCGTCTCCGCCGTCCTCGTCCACGGCCGCGCCGAGGTCCGCGCCCACCTCGTCCTGGGCGCCCCCGAAGGCACCCCCGTACGGCAGACCGGCTGGACGGTCCACCCCGACGGGCCCGTCTCCCAGCTCCACCCCGTCCACGGCTACGCCCCCGAGGTCACCGAACTCCCCACCGGCGGCACCCTCCAGGGCCCGGCCCCCACCCGTACCCCCGCCCTGAACGGCACCACCAGCGGCCCCGCCGCCCTCTTCGTCGCCCTCGCCTCGCTCACCGCCGAAGCCGATCCCGCCCCCGTACCCGACCTCGCGAACGTCCAGGTCAGCGACGCCCGCACCCTGCACGTGACCTGGCAGAACGGCACCACCTCCCGCCTCGCCCTCGACGCCCCCGAACCGGAGGACCAGTGA
- a CDS encoding right-handed parallel beta-helix repeat-containing protein yields MTQRRTRAALAAALALPLLTTAPAAAAPRTGDRHYVDCSATAPGDGTARRPWTTLTEANAHPYGPGDRLLFKRGTTCTGTLAPQGAGAAGAPFTIADYGDAPGRAVIDGNGAHDAVLLANTRYLRLTRLEITNAAAPGTERNGVRLRLADYGAAQGISLDHLAIHDVRGGDSKTLTGSSAIHVAVEGTTVPSWYDGLDIAHNDIRDVDREGVYFKSRFSKRDLVGNQQDPVAFPGPWTPSLRVRVHHNTLTSIAGDGIKIDTTSGARVDHNRIDGFQLRSKAANAGIWTFNTDDTTVEYNEVSGGGNTKDGMSFDADGASKGTVFQYNHSHDNAGGFLLICPYSGAQTLDTVVRYNLSVDDGARLVQNCWGPILNTRIFNNTFVNRTTVPSYLVQDDAGSPATPRHELTLTNNLFVNEGTPGGYAFKNPTPGLAFSDNLFHGVTMTRPNPGGLTADPLLNPDLTLAPGSPALSAGTPVEDNGGRDWFGNDVSATSPPNIGAYEGPGVN; encoded by the coding sequence GTGACCCAGCGCCGAACCCGCGCGGCCCTCGCCGCCGCCCTGGCACTACCGCTCCTGACCACCGCCCCCGCCGCGGCCGCCCCGCGCACCGGCGACCGCCACTACGTCGACTGCTCCGCCACCGCCCCCGGCGACGGCACCGCCCGACGCCCCTGGACCACCCTGACCGAGGCCAACGCCCACCCCTACGGGCCCGGCGACCGGCTCCTGTTCAAGCGCGGCACCACCTGCACCGGCACCCTCGCCCCCCAGGGCGCGGGCGCAGCCGGCGCCCCCTTCACCATCGCCGACTACGGCGACGCGCCCGGTCGCGCGGTCATCGACGGCAACGGCGCCCACGACGCCGTCCTCCTCGCCAACACCCGGTACCTCCGGCTCACCCGCCTGGAGATCACCAACGCCGCCGCCCCCGGCACCGAACGCAACGGCGTCCGGCTGCGCCTGGCGGACTACGGAGCCGCCCAGGGCATCAGCCTGGACCACCTCGCCATCCACGACGTGCGCGGCGGCGACTCCAAGACCCTCACCGGCTCCAGCGCCATCCACGTCGCCGTCGAGGGCACCACCGTCCCCAGCTGGTACGACGGCCTCGACATCGCCCACAACGACATCCGCGACGTCGACCGCGAGGGCGTCTACTTCAAGTCACGCTTCTCCAAGCGCGACCTGGTCGGAAACCAGCAGGACCCGGTCGCCTTCCCCGGCCCGTGGACCCCCAGCCTCCGCGTCCGCGTCCACCACAACACCCTGACCTCGATCGCCGGCGACGGCATCAAGATCGACACCACCAGCGGCGCCCGCGTCGACCACAACCGCATCGACGGCTTCCAGCTGCGCTCCAAGGCCGCCAACGCCGGCATCTGGACCTTCAACACCGATGACACGACCGTCGAGTACAACGAGGTCTCCGGCGGCGGCAACACCAAGGACGGCATGTCCTTCGACGCCGACGGCGCCTCCAAGGGGACCGTCTTCCAGTACAACCACAGCCACGACAACGCCGGCGGCTTCCTGCTGATCTGCCCCTACAGCGGCGCCCAGACCCTCGACACCGTCGTCCGCTACAACCTCAGCGTCGACGACGGCGCCCGCCTCGTCCAGAACTGCTGGGGCCCCATCCTCAACACCCGTATCTTCAACAACACCTTCGTCAACCGGACGACCGTCCCCTCCTACCTCGTCCAGGACGACGCGGGCAGCCCCGCCACCCCCCGCCACGAACTGACCCTCACCAACAACCTCTTCGTCAACGAAGGCACCCCCGGCGGCTACGCCTTCAAGAACCCCACCCCGGGCCTCGCCTTCTCGGACAACCTCTTCCACGGCGTCACGATGACCCGCCCCAACCCCGGCGGCCTCACCGCGGACCCCCTCCTCAACCCCGACCTGACGCTCGCCCCCGGCTCTCCGGCCCTGTCCGCGGGCACCCCCGTCGAGGACAACGGCGGCAGGGACTGGTTCGGGAACGACGTGTCGGCGACATCGCCCCCGAACATCGGGGCGTACGAGGGGCCGGGCGTGAACTGA
- a CDS encoding SDR family NAD(P)-dependent oxidoreductase — protein sequence MTTALITGATAGIGAAFARRLAADGHDVVLVARDVKRLREQATELHDRHGIEAEVLAADLSEEEGIEAVVARLSDAKQPVDLLVNNAGFGNKGRFLEVSMDDELKMLKVHCEAVLRLTSAASEAMRARGRGGVVNVASVAAFLPRGTYGASKAWVVQFTQGAARDLAGSGVRLMALCPGFVRTEFHQRAGMGTDNIPGWMWLDADKLVSAALADLARGRTLSIPDPRYKALMGVVKLAPRGLLGGVSSRAGRKYGPE from the coding sequence ATGACGACTGCACTGATTACGGGCGCGACCGCCGGCATCGGCGCCGCCTTCGCGCGGCGGCTGGCCGCGGACGGGCATGACGTGGTGCTCGTGGCGCGCGACGTGAAGCGGCTTCGGGAACAGGCGACGGAGCTGCACGACCGGCACGGGATCGAGGCGGAGGTGCTGGCGGCGGACCTCTCCGAGGAGGAGGGGATCGAGGCCGTGGTGGCGCGGCTCTCGGACGCCAAGCAGCCGGTGGACCTCCTGGTGAACAACGCCGGGTTCGGCAACAAGGGCCGGTTCCTGGAAGTCTCCATGGACGACGAGCTGAAGATGCTGAAGGTGCACTGCGAGGCGGTGCTGCGGCTGACCTCGGCGGCGTCGGAGGCGATGCGGGCCCGCGGGCGCGGCGGGGTGGTGAACGTCGCCTCGGTGGCGGCCTTCCTGCCGCGCGGCACCTACGGGGCGTCGAAGGCGTGGGTCGTGCAGTTCACGCAGGGCGCGGCGCGGGATCTCGCGGGCAGCGGGGTGCGGCTGATGGCGCTGTGCCCGGGGTTCGTGCGGACGGAGTTCCACCAGCGGGCGGGGATGGGGACGGACAACATCCCGGGCTGGATGTGGCTCGACGCGGACAAGCTGGTCTCCGCGGCGCTCGCCGATCTGGCCCGGGGGCGGACGCTGTCCATCCCCGATCCCCGTTACAAGGCCCTGATGGGTGTGGTGAAGCTGGCTCCCCGCGGGCTGCTGGGCGGGGTGTCCTCCCGGGCGGGGCGCAAGTACGGGCCCGAATAG
- a CDS encoding MOSC domain-containing protein — protein MELLSVNVGSPQAVDYTSAPSGRTGIDKRPVDGPVRVAAPAPGGASGVAGDTVCDLRFHGGADRAVHAFAREDMEVWERELGRPLPPGSFGENLTTRGLDVNGALVGERWRIGPDLVLEVTGGRIPCRTFAGFVQEDAWVRRLNQSSAGPGALLRVIEPGEIRAGDPITVIHRPTHPVTITRLHHAATRDRSQLPGTLVAAEWMESGLLALARNYAEKYGA, from the coding sequence ATGGAACTCCTGAGCGTGAACGTGGGAAGCCCCCAGGCCGTCGACTACACCAGCGCCCCCTCGGGCCGTACGGGCATCGACAAGCGCCCGGTGGACGGCCCCGTGCGGGTCGCCGCCCCCGCACCCGGTGGAGCCAGTGGCGTCGCCGGGGACACCGTGTGCGACCTGCGCTTCCACGGCGGCGCCGACCGAGCCGTGCACGCCTTCGCGCGCGAGGACATGGAGGTCTGGGAGCGCGAGCTCGGCCGCCCCCTGCCCCCCGGCTCGTTCGGCGAGAACCTCACCACCCGTGGCCTCGACGTGAACGGCGCCCTCGTCGGCGAGCGCTGGCGGATCGGTCCCGACCTCGTCCTGGAGGTCACCGGCGGCCGCATCCCGTGCCGCACCTTCGCCGGCTTCGTCCAGGAGGACGCCTGGGTCCGCCGTCTCAACCAGTCCTCGGCCGGCCCCGGCGCCCTGCTCCGCGTGATCGAACCGGGCGAGATCCGCGCGGGCGACCCCATCACCGTCATCCACCGCCCGACCCACCCCGTCACCATCACCCGCCTCCACCACGCCGCGACCCGCGACCGCTCCCAGCTGCCGGGCACGCTGGTGGCGGCCGAGTGGATGGAGTCGGGGCTGCTGGCGCTGGCGCGGAACTACGCGGAGAAGTACGGGGCGTAG